The sequence below is a genomic window from Corvus cornix cornix isolate S_Up_H32 chromosome 1, ASM73873v5, whole genome shotgun sequence.
TGTATCTAATGAACTGGCGGATTCATGAATTCCTTAAGAGCAGTACAGAAAAAGGCTTGGGTCAGAACAACTTGCTCTGGCAAGCCAGAGCCACCATGTATGCCAGTCTGGTCTGGTGACTACTCCTGTTACAGACAAACTGCTTTAGCAAACTGTAGATtaagaaaaacccaacactcaatttttctgcattttggtAACGCTTGGAAAGCTTTCCATAACCTTTCATATGGCATTGCTTGTCATTAGTGCCTTAAACTGAAAATGAGTGATCAAATGCATCTTATGAATATCAAGTTTAAAAATCCAATATGGTGTAAAGAATATGAATTGGttgaagttttaaaaacaaagagaaggcCCTCTTTCAGCTGAATAGCAGAAAGGAGGCTTTTGCAAGCTATGACTTGAAGAATTGCTATTTAGCTTCTATAGGATACATCAAATATGCTCTTGTTTTGTTATTCTGCCTTTCTTGATGTTGACTTAATCCTTttccagaagaggaaagatgCCCAGTGTTTAGGCCTTAAACACACACCATGTTTTTTGTTAGAATGCTCTTAGAGATGagattgatttttctgtgtatataAATTCAAAATGAGAGCTGAACAGCAAATTAGATAATCCCCTGGAGCTATCGTGGACCTTCTGATAGACCCTTCGTACAGCAGGGAGTGAGGCTGAACTAAGGGATAGGACCCAGAATTCAGTTGTGCCATACCTGAGCAGTGACCTATGTCAATTTCCAGAGAGCTGTGTAGTTCTAACCCTGCTTCATAAGGTGAGTTGGGTGTTTTGCATGTAGATGATAATACTGTAATGCAAAATATTCATTTAGAACTTCGGTCCATGTGAGTGAGAAAGGCACTTTTCCTCCATGAAAATGCACTCAGGACCTTATTTAGTGTAAGCTGCACAGCATTGATACTAGCCAGGTAACACATTTCAGTCACTCGTAGTTCTGTATCCCTCCCTGTGTGGTAAGATTTTAGCTAccctcagttttccttttacatAATTGAGGTAAGCAAAAGAAGGTGATCTCCATCCATCTAACAACAGCATATTGTCAGCTCTTTGTCATCACTGTCAGCCCTACATCTATCTCTTCTCCAGTGAGTTCTTGGTCCTGCTCTTTATGCATCCCCAGTTTCCTCAGCTGAGGCTCCCTAGTTTGGGATCAAGGGGGGGAAGGTCCTGTTTCTCCACGAGGCAACAGAGGCAAGGTTTTAAGGTTCTCTTTTGACCCTTTAAGACTTCCCTTTACTGCTAGGGTTGAGAACAAAGGAGTTCCTTCTGAAGAGAGAAATATATGGCAGCAAATTTGCACAGTCCTTTGCCCTCGCTTGTAATTTCAAGGATAAGGTTGGGATGTTGAAAATGGACTAAAATTGGTTATTGCTGTGATACTTTCCTTTGCTGGAATCAAAGTAAGGGTTTTGCTACCAAGAAGTAAGGAGTAAAGAACAAAGTTGTTAGTTACAAAGACAGTGAGAAAATTATAACCATTTTATTCATTTGCTTCTGTTCCATGTAAGTTTTCCCTGGGTATCCTGGGTGCCTTCAGACTTTTCTTTACTGACTGTGGAAAGAATGTTTCAAATATGTATAAAACTTTATGCTGAAAACATACTGGCAGAAGTCTGCTGTGCCTACAGAGAGTGCCACATGAAGATAACactgatttaaaattatgttactATTTTacttgctttattatttttagactACAACTTTAAGAAGTTTATGGGCAAAGGAATTGAAGTATTTTGATCATGTGCCACCTTGATTTGCAGATTAAAATCAATTGATCTTGTTTTGGGCAATTAGATTCCTATGAAAACTTTGCCCTTGGGTTTCCCAGGCCATGGAGGTGATGCATTTCAGCTTCCCTTTCTGGAAAACCTTGGGCTGTATATTTAAATGGTCCTTGATTGTACGTCACTGCACAGGGGAAAATACACCATGAGATAAATAGTGTACTCAATTTTTGTTTGGAAGAGGAAGATACTGATTTGTGGAGTTGATTTTTAGATAAATACATTTCCAGTTTAAGACAGgtattttaccattttcttccagctttcaTGCCCAGCCATCCCACCCGCTGTGGATGTTGTAGGTGCTTGGTGGCACCAGAAACATACTCCCAGGCCTGACAAGTCATGGGCAGAGCCCCCAGTGCCATTCAGGAGTGGCATTCAGCTGGAGGAAGTGTCACTGAGGTGCCTAACCAGAGTTAAGACATCTCTGTTCAGGCAACTGAGCCTTGGTCCATGCGTTTATGCTGAGGCAGGTCATTTGGTTGTAGTAAAAGGTTCACTCATACCCTGTCTACACAGAAGTTTCTCCACAACTGCAAATTGTGTCAGCCAAAGGATGGCTCAGTTGTCTTATCCATGCCTTATGAAGTTTTTGTGTggcaatttattttaacaaacagTTTAGCTGCATTAGCTTCTCCTCAGATTGTGTTGCTGCGTTTAGTAGACATGGTTGTGTCTTGGTCCCTTGATTCAGATATTCGTCTTTCAGTAGCACTGTCTGGTTTTTTAGGTTATTTTGAGAATTCACTTTAAAgaatagataaaaatatttttccagcaaGTAACAATCGCATGGATAGGAGCTCATCACTGGCAGATTTGAGTGTAGCttctttttgcctgttttgcctgtttctttttgcctgttttgaCCTCTGAGTGCCGAGTGTGTGGTTCTTGCTTGGTCAGAGACCTGTGTGAAGTTCTGGCTGGAGACAGAACCTGCTGTACTCGCAGAGTGCTCTAGCATTGGAAGCCCTACAGGCAAAAGGTATTTTGAAATACGTGACAGCTTCCAAGGCgttttttccttgaaacacCTCAAAGCATTGAAGTAATTTGggctgatgggaaaaaaaaacatttggCAACTGTTCTATCTGCTTTGTGTTGGCACCAAAATATATGCAGGACTGATAGAAGGCTCAGGTTACTGAGAAATGCTTTGGGACAAATGATTTCTATGATCAGGGAATTAGTAGagcttaaataaaaaagtaattaaaaaggGATGGCTAGTTACAAAACCAGGCTGCCAGGGTTATGAATCACTGATACGATACAGAGTGGAAAttcatctctctctgtgctATGGACTGAACCCTCTTCTCCTCCCATGATATGATAGAAGAAAATAGTTTGGTAACTTGGTAATAACTCTTACTGGGCAGGtatgtgttttggttttgttcttgcttttagTCAATATGCTTTTACATGCtaagtgtgtgtttgtgtccaGATTTCAGTTGTATAAAAACCTGTATGCAACAGACATTGTTGTAGACCTCTTGTCATcaatgtgtgtgttttctgtagCTCTCAGAATATGAGTGTTGGTTTGAATATTGTGTTAGAGCACACTAGAAATCTTGCAGGTATTCTAAGTAGTCAGTCTTTTAAGAGTGTGTACCAGAAGTCTTTCCAAGACAATCACTAGAAAATCTAATTTGGGGTCTAGGAAGGTAAcggagaaaatgaaaagtgttCTCATCAGAAGTTTTACACTTTCTACTAATTTTCCTAGCCTTGAAAATGCTTTATTGATTTTTTGCTTAGGAAACATTAtactactttattttctttcatttaaaaataaaactacacCTATCAACAGACCAAATATAAAAGTGGTGGTAAAAAGAATCATTCACACAtgatatgaaaaagaaataggtACTTCTAAAGGAATATACTTTATCTTGCTATTGAGAGTGGTAGATGAAACATAACAAGCAGAACCAGTGTACTGTACACCAGTATGTCACCCAGGGCTACAGCTGTCAACCTGACTGCTCTGAGCTTTCTCATATTCCTAATAActggaaagatatttttaaaagtttcttgaCAAAGAAGTACAAacatttctcatcttttttgCAACtaagaggagggaaaagaagtCAGAAGCAGTAACATGATTTCAGTCTTTTCACCATATGATGTATCATAAAGCTGATGAAGCGCAAAGATCACAAAATGAAGACCATCAAATCTGCATAACAACAAAGTGAACAAATTTTAATTGCACATCTCTTTTACAGACTTTCTCACTAATGATTTAAATTCCTTGGAATTTGTAGCCGCTCAGATCCCAGCTTAGGCATGTACCTGAAAAGGAGTGGAAAAAAGTGAAGATTTATACATGTTATAAATTCACTTGCTCCACAGTGCAGAGTAGCTGGTATGCATTGTAATGCATTCCCCACTTCTGTTTCatgcagtttatttaaaatttctgttctggATGAAAGAATTTTAATAGTCTGTATTAGGCAAGAGAAAACTAAGGAGCTGAACTGCCTGGTCTTCCCTCTGCCTCTAAAAGTGTGGCCTGAACTACAACCTGATGGAAGGCAATAGGCAAGaatgtccattttttttcctgaagttattTCTCAGACTTGCAGAAGGAAACATAGTGTTGCTAAAACGTAGTCTTAACACACCACTTGTTCACTGTAAGGAGTGAAAAGTGGGTTTATCCACTTGAAACCCTGGAGATTGTATAGAGCAGTCACAGTACAGTGATTCCACTGGAATTTAGTAGCTGGAACAAGCCCTTCCTGACTGTTTTAAAATGGCTTACAATATGTTTATGGTTGTACACAGCCTGCTGATAGCACGAGCAGTAACCTCTTTTCTCAGCGTTTGCAAAGGAGGCCTTATGGCTTCTCCCTGGGTGCTGAAAGTGCACCAGGTGTCCCAATCTTGTGTCATTGAGGGAAGATGGAGTTAGACCGTGGATGAAGTACTGTTGGCCATTTTTGCTCTGCACTGTGTGCGTGTGCACTTTAAGTGTGTCACATCTGTGTGTGGTTTGCTTTCCCATTCCTGGTaagttttgaaatacagaaagataCTACTCTTTCAGCCAAACAAGCACAAGAGTAGTTGTATAGTATAAAACAATGCCTAGAAAAAATACTGGTCTGTGTTTTATAATTACAGTGTTATTATGATGTAATTCTATATCGTGTGATATGATCATAGAAAACAGGGAATGCGTTACTGCAGAGGCCTATAACCATAGCTAAAAAGGGTATTTAGGTAGAGATATTGTTCCTGACAGTGTTCCTAGTGTAGCCCTGTAGGCACAGAAGATGGGCTTAAACTATCCTTCGAGTACCCCATGCCAGCTGAAATTTACAAACTTTGTTATGCTTGGCAACAGTTGCAGTATCAGAGTATATGCTTATGTCTGCAGGTACTGCCTCCAGTATCATTAGAAGAGGAAGTAGGACACTTCCTCACTTAAATCCTGTTAATGGTAGTGGgctcttctttgcctttttccttttcttttttttttttttttcccttttgtatGGGATGTGTGACCTTCAACACAGCCTCTGCTGAGAATGATGTTTTGTAAGAGGTGTTAGCCATGACTCATTCTCCCTTGACACAGGTGGAAGTGTACACCACCTCCTTCACAGACTTCTGAAATCGGAacatttttgcaaattttttctcacttttactttGGTACCTTGTCCATTGCACAATTACTCAAGCTCCCTCAGTGTCAAGAAATAAACCAGCAGTGCTATGTTTTAGAAAGGTGGAAATAGTAGGTACTTAAAATTTCCCTGCTGAGGGGGACAAAAGTTTTTAGATAACTTTCTGGTGTTCTGTTTACCTCAAAACATGCAAGGAGaaggaacttttaaaattcctgtGGCTATCTATCATGCTATTGTCCTCTTCACAAATCACGGACAAAGAATAGTCTTTTACCCTTCTGGAAAGCAGATTGTGGCATGCCTGCTATGACAAGCCAAGTGAAAGGTGATGGCTTGTTTCCATGCCCCTGAGTTTCTTCGGCtacacagagctgcaggtttGGGACAGACCTCGCAAAAGTTGCTTGTCTCCTCTTGTGCATGGAGAGGCCAGACTGGCCTCAGAGGAGCTGTCTAACTTGTTCTGCAAAGCCTCCGGTGAGGAGATCCCAAAATCCGTGGCCAGACTGTCCCACAGACTAGGGAGAAAGCTTTTACTAGCACAGTGCTTAACTGTTCCTTACGCTAGTTAAGGACTTTTCTGTCCTTACCCAGTGGGACTATCGTGGGTTGGCTGTGGCTTGCCTCCTCCCAACAGAATGGGGGAGAAAACAGGAggaacagaagcaagaaaaccCATGGCTCAAAACAATGACAGGGAGATCACTCATCAAGTAATTTTTTATGTCAGGCAGACTCAGCTTGGGGAATTCAATTTCATTTATAGCCagttaatataaatatttaattccaaatttaatattgggaaacaaaaaagaaaaacattaaaatatttagggGGAAGACTGTCTCTCCTTTTCTAGGCTTGCTTCATTCCAAACATGTGTCCTCCCCACTACCTCCCCACAGCCTCGCTCTTACACCTTGTCACAGCTGCAGGTGGCAGTCAgtcctcccagagcagctgtgagccATGCAGGGGGCTGAGGTCAGAGTGTCAcagtttttctctgctgctccttccttcttgcccttttcCTGTTCTCAAGAGTGCAAGTCCCTCTGGGAGTGTACCTGCTCCTCATGAAGCACCTCCTCGTCCTCAAACCTTGGTGTTCCCTCGTTCCCTTCTCCGCTGTGGAGCTGGCTAGAGCTGGGTGTGCCCATCATGGGGCAATCCCAAACTCCtctcacagcagctccctgctcccagaacCTCTCTGTGGACACCCATTGGCTGATTGCTGTCCTCCATTTCAGTTACTTCCTATACGTGGAAGATTGATTTGTTCTTTcacaagctgctttttttccccagattaTCTAAATGTGCTtccttcagcctttccccaTAGGTCTCCTTTCACTTTCTTCTGGATTCCTTCTGTTTCATCTATGTCTTTTATAATGTCATGCCTAAAACTGGATGTAGAAGTTGGGCAAAGGCTTGTCTGCCTTTAGAAAATGACATAATTGCGTCTCTTGCCTTACCCCAGACAGTTATTGCACAACAGACACAcgttttgttttgcttgtgtctGATCAGTTTCTGCTTAATTGTCTCTTCACagctttttaaataacattaatttctccttctgaAATATGTACTAAGCACATTCTTAGTTTTGCCATGTTGATTTTGGACAGTCTCCCCAGTTTGCCTAATTTGTCCTGCTGAGTGCCTGCCATCCCCTTGGGcttggagccttctcctctctccctgttcaCACAGGACCTCgcagagctctctgctgtcccttctgctgcttccatgCACACCTGTGCTCATCTGCTAACATTTCCTAAACACAGTTCACTCTCATGTTGGTATTTCAGGCCTTCTGCTTTCCCTCAAGTCTTTGAGCTGCCTGTTATACCCCATACAGTTGGTTGGGCTatgaggatttttaaaagcacgcttatatttttctttacttgtCAAATCTTTGTACAGGTGATAAATGTGTTTGGCAGATTCAGTAGCCCTCTCCCACGCTGTTTTGGAAATGATGGCTGTGTTTGGGCTAGGCTCAGACAGACTTCCAGCTGCTTTTAGAGACCATGGAGCAAGTGAAGAGCATGGCTTTGACATCTGCATTTTACTGAGCTCCATTTGTGGTCATAGAAAAACAAAGTCATCtaataaagaattttaatatgTGTTTCAGCCACGGGaacaaagaagtattttcttgtCGAGGAATCAAACTGGCAGTAGACTGGTTTTTGGAAAGAGGCCACAAGGATGTTACTGTGTTTGTGCCAGCGTGGAGGAAAGAACAGTCGAGACCAGATGCTCTTATAACAGGTAAGCTCCATCTTTGCTTGTTTGTTCAGTGCTTTGCACAGCATGAGTGCTACTGCTCAAATGAACAGTGCTACTGCTCAGATGAACAAACCTTTAGCAGTGAAAGGCTGTAACAAAAAGTATCTCTGCTGTAGTGACTTCCTTGCGACTTACAGGAtggaaaaagacaaagcaatGCCCTCTCCACATCCTCCTGTTCTGTTCTGCTCATCTGCTCAAGTTTCCCTTAACATTGCTACTTACTTCTTGAAGGATGTAATTGCCTTTGTTAAAATATGCTGTCTGTGCAGTATTAGTACCAAAGAGGTTTGAAGTTAGTCATTTGGTGGGTATTATTTCTTGTGGTGAGCAGATTCTGCCAGGATGGCCTGTCACTGCCCATGGTCTGGGTTATGAGAATTATCTGGACAGAAAGGGACTGGTTCCTCTCTTTGTCATTACTATTAGCAAATAGAcaacttttgaaaattttaattttgaatgtgtttatatagaaaaaaatatggtgTAGAGGTATTGATTCCTTCATCAAACTAACAGGTTCTGTGTGAAGGCTGGAGAGACATCCTCCAACTGCCCTAAAGttgaaacagaaaggaattaggggttaaaaaaaccctagaacttggagaggaggaagggggtTTTCTGAGATGGGACCCAACATGATTGCCATTGAAGAAGGGGAGGCTTTTGAGACTAATAGCTGTAGCTTCTAGAAGAATACAGAAGCATGTTTCGATTGCCATGAGCATTTTCAAATATCTGGAAAGATCCTCTCAGCACTTCATCCCATTTGCTTGGTTGCAACTAGAATATAGCATGTTAACACATGGTAACATTTGGAAAGCCGCAGTTACCCTGTCAGCACTGGCAGTGTGGAGCCTTTCTCTTGAAGCCTTTCTTTCGCCGTACTGGTGTTTGGGGTATGAGAAGAGCATTGGCTAAGTAATAAAAATTTGGCCACTTAGAAATAAATAGTGACATCTTCTTGAAGTGTGCGTAGGGCTAAACACCCCAAAAGGCATTTCAAGAAAGCAGCAAGCTAGAATTGACCTTGCAATGGTCAGTTGTCTAGCAATGAGAAATCAGTTTTCCGTCTGTGATCATGTACCCTGAAAATGGGAGGAACATCAGAGCAGGTTGTTGTATCTTCTGTGAAAATACtgcatcttctgttttcttctgaggaTGCAGAAAGCCTGTGTGCTACCAGGCATGTAAAATACATGGTGCTGGCACTCTGTTGCCAGAGATACGCACCTGAAATCCGCGGCCAGCTGGAGTTTGGAAAAAGCCCTAGATGAGTAACATGGGGATGGTTCTAGACTGTCAGCATTCATGAGAGTCTCTTGGACTAAACAGCCGCATCTTTCTTACCAGTACCCACCAGTCATAATGTGGCAgatctttttattctttcttagcagggaaaaaaaaatcacttcccATCACACTCTCACTCATCATTTACCGCATTGTGGGGCATTGAATACAAAAAGgttgtatttcatttaaaatcttGTGCTTTTTCTACTAAGCAGATAAATGCTTGTATCAAATATATTGTTTATATGTAATATTAATGCTGTATTTCTTCCTGTcggaatcttttttttccccagatggAATATGTCCCCTGTCAAGTTTCTTATGCTACAAAACAGTTGAGTTATTTGAGTTATTACCCATTACTAAGAGCCATGATTCATATTCACTATGCAAGCATCTTCTGCTGTTTTAGATGTTGCCTAGTTTTTTTGTGTATTCTTCTTTCATAGCTTATCTGTTCTGAGGAGAGTGATAGGTAGGAGAATCAACAGAAGGGGTAGGTGCCCCAGTACTAGGTACAACCTCCTTAGTAGCCTGAGGTCCATCTTTCAAACCTGCTTGGGATCTCTGGGTTCCGCataggaaaagggaaaatactttTGGGATATGTGAGTGACAGATTGTGTAGAACAAGAAGGAGCTACATAAAATGCTAAATATGATTATTTAGAAGGACTGAAGAGAAATCTGGCTTTGATAAGAACTTACATGTAAACGTGTAAACCATTCAAGGAAAGATACAATCTAAACTATTACTGgtgttaacaaaaaaaaacaaacaaaacaaaccaccaccaTTTTTGCTGTTGGTTACAAGATGACAGCAGAGGTCTTTCTGGGGAATGCTGCTAATATTTGTGGAGAACCTGAGTGCTTGTACCGAATGTGGGTTTTCTAGTCCTTTGGGTACCCCTTCTCTTGATGGGCAGGGATTCAATGAGACAGTCCCATTAATGTGAGCTACTGGAATTCTTTCAAAAGATGCTTCTTGCTGGCTTccacaaagaaatgaagaaagtcTGTCCTTACCGAGGAGCTCAGTTATGGGAAAGCCGTGGCTGTTCTTGGGTATAGTGCTCCTATTCAGTGGTGTTTAAAATGACCCCTTCAACCAGAGGAGTTCTGCACAGATGTTTTGATaaaatggggattttttgaACCACAGGAACATGAACAAGATCCCTTGTGTTAGTCTTAGAGAAATGGTGTGGAGCAGGAGGTTTTGATTTGTTTGCAGGGTTTTTTGAAAGTATTGCCAGCTGACTGCTGACTATAAGTTCAGATATCATATATGGGACACCTTCTGCTGGACTATAACCACCTAAGACATTTTTAGTCCTAAGTGCTTGGATTTTCTTCCTCAAGTCTAATGTTTTTAGAGattaaacaaatttttttcttttctttgttgtttgatttttgaTTCTTATTCCTTGTAGATCAAGAAATCTTACGTAAATTAGAAAAGGAGAAGATTCTTGTGTTCACACCATCCCGGCGTGTGCAAGGGAGAAGGGTGGTGTGCTACGATGACCGATTCATAGTGAAGTTGGCCTTTGAGTCAGATGGCATCATTGTCTCTAATGATAACTACAGGGATCTAGCTAATGAAAAGCCAGAATGGAAGAAGTTCATAGATGAACGCTTGTTGATGTATTCATTTGTTAATGACAAGTAAGTCATTCTGTCTTTATATGTGCCACTAAAATAATTGAAGAAAGGACAGTTTGACGATTTGTACGAATTTTTTAGTTTGCACCCAAATCATTAGGTACATGTAGGAAAACAAGAGGGATAGTCAATCATAGATTTGGTCTTCTGATTAAAGATActcaaaactgtttttctagcaacatttttgtgtctttttatgctgttttttcctctttggtgTATGCCAGTATATATTCAGTGTATGCTATGGTATAATATTCCAGCTCTGTTGATATCCTGAGCCAGCATGTTCCAGCTGTTGATATACTGTGCCTGTGGTTAGACTCCTAAGTCCTAGAGTCACAGAAAAACCCATGTTGGAATGAACCTCACGGGGTCTGTGATTCAACTGTCTGATTAGATCCATCTATAGTAACTCTGTACCCCAGCCTACAGATCAACTGcagttgcagctggtggcttcTTGTAGTAGGAGGGACTCAGTACCCCACCAAGCAGGCTCTTGTACTGAGGTGCCTGAATGCTGATGCAAGAGTCCTAGGCAGTCAGTACAGTTTTGCAAAGCTAATAGGGGTGTTTTAAGAAATGGCTGCTTGTATTGCTGCCCTTACTTTTGATTTTGGGATGGGTTATTTGCAGCCCTGCTTTGCTACAAAGCATCAGCTGAGCTGGACCAAAGGTGTCTGTAGCAGCCTGGAGGTGTCCACACAGTCTGTTCCTGTGACTTACCTGTCAGGCAGTACCTGCAAATTGCAGTACCTGCAATTTGACCTTCCAAAACTGCTCTTGGGGTACCCGGATTTAAAAACGACAGGATGGCAGGTTATGGTGTAGCATAGTCATGAGGTTCTTGGTCATTGCATGAGGAGTGCAAAAAGGCTTGTTTGTTTCCgtaatacttttttctttctttatagaTTTATGCCTCCTGATGATCCTCTTGGTCGCCATGGTCCAAGTCTGGACAATTTTCTTAGGAAGAAGCCTATTGTGCCAGAACATAAGAAGCAACCGTGTCCGTATGGTAATTTGATTTAACCcatcaattttttttgtgctgggACTGGGGACCAAGctcctgctttattttaacATTGCCAGAACTGTTAAAAACTCTTTAACATTGGTTTTAACATTGTTGTTTTAGCCTGAGATGGGTTGAAATGCTGAACTGATGGTAGAAACCATAAGAGGTTTTTTCATGTGCTActtagaaaacatttctgtctACTAGTTGAACTAAAGGAACAATTTAACTAATCATTCATTGGAATAGATCCAAATCAACACCTACATTCTGCAGGTTCCAGAAGCCCTTTTCTAATATCGTGAGATATTgagcttttcttccagaaaattaATTGAGCTATCTGAAGGTTAGCTACTGAGCATTCCTACAGGCATCTTGACTGAGCTGAAACTTGCTGGCCTTATTGCTGTGGGACTTCCCTGTTAAGTTTTGTGCTTGTATATTGCCTTGGCCCGACACAGCAGGTGTGTAGactccctggcagtgccacatTCAGCTCAAAACGTGGCTGGTAGTGTTGGTCTGCATTCCCAGGGCATCAGCTGCAGAACGCTACCActgcctcttttttccccacaaaacagGAGAGGAGCTCTTAGAGCACACCCTGTGTTGCACCAAACCTATCTCATTTGCAAGATCTTTCAAATCAACAGTAAAACTTTAAATGAGGGGCATTTCTGTTATTTGATGGCTAACAGATCTTGTTTGAAGTTTGCTAAATCTGCTTATGTCTGTATTAACAGGGAAGAAATGTACCTATGGACACAAATGCAAATACTACCATCCAGAAAGAGGAAATCAGCCTCAGCGATCCGTAGCTGATGAACTTCGTGCCATGTCTAGAAGCACAGCTGCCAAAACTACAAGTGAAGGAGGACTGGTAAAAAGCAATAGTGTTCCCTGTAGCACTAAAAGTGATGGCACTTCAGAGCTGAAGCGTGCTGCTCCAAAGAGGCAATCCGATCCTAGTATAAGGACTCAAGTCTATCAAGATTTGGAGGAAAAGCTTCCCACCAAAAACAAATTGGAAACCAGGTCTGTACCTTCTTTAGTTAGTATACCAAGTTCCTCTGCTGGAAAACCCCAAAGTACTGCACCTTTAACTAACGGCCTTCCATCCGGAGTTCACTTCCCACCTCAGGATCAAAGACCACAGGGACAGTATCCTACAGTGATGATGGCAACCAAAAATCATGGAACACCAATGCCTTATGACCAGTATCCAAAATGTGAGTCTCCGGTGGATATAGGCTATTATTCCATGCTGAGTGCATATTCAAATCTCAGCGTATCTGGTCCACGTAGTCCAGAAAGGCGCTTCTCCTTGGACACAGATTATAGGATTAGCTCTGTAGCTTCCGACTGCAGCAGCGAGGGGAGCGTCAGCTGTGGCAGTAGCGATTCCTACGTGGGTTACAGCGATCGCTCGTACATGAGCTCGCCTGACCCGCAGCTAGAGGAGAACTTGAAGTGCCAACATATGCACCCCCACGGCCGCCTTAAcacccagcccttcctgcagagCTACCACGAGCCTCTCACACGAGTGCAGAGCTACAGTCACGAAGAACCAAAGCATCACCACAAATCTCCCATTCCGTACATGGCTGTGCATCTGCAGCATCCAGCAGTCGGGGCTCGTTCCAGTTGTCCGAACGACTACTCCGCATCTCAGAGCTCGTCCCATTCAAAGGCGCTGCATCTGGGGAGAGCGCTGGTGTCCACGAGAATAGACAGCATTTCAGACTCCCGTTTGTATGAAAACTCTCCGTTAAGACACAGAAAGCCTTACGCTGCCCAGGAAGGTCTGGGAGGTTGGGACAGGCAGAGTTACGGGATGGATGCCTACGGCTACCGCCAGACATACTCCTTGC
It includes:
- the ZC3H12C gene encoding probable ribonuclease ZC3H12C, whose translation is MGLKDHLGHDLGHLYVGSTGTQINAIVPWSMAEKPTMDKVNSRKEDVEKEASEETSGSSSCDSEESTNSDNDSERLNNSASESHLLPKTHRQLCRSPCLEPHILKRNEILQDFRIEEAQIVPKEVKKPPDVVKEYQTKLEFALKLGYSEEQVQLVLNKLGTDALINDILGELVKLGNKTETDQTVSNANTSVMREASSIESQRSESPLQEDVTEDGDNLRPIVIDGSNVAMSHGNKEVFSCRGIKLAVDWFLERGHKDVTVFVPAWRKEQSRPDALITDQEILRKLEKEKILVFTPSRRVQGRRVVCYDDRFIVKLAFESDGIIVSNDNYRDLANEKPEWKKFIDERLLMYSFVNDKFMPPDDPLGRHGPSLDNFLRKKPIVPEHKKQPCPYGKKCTYGHKCKYYHPERGNQPQRSVADELRAMSRSTAAKTTSEGGLVKSNSVPCSTKSDGTSELKRAAPKRQSDPSIRTQVYQDLEEKLPTKNKLETRSVPSLVSIPSSSAGKPQSTAPLTNGLPSGVHFPPQDQRPQGQYPTVMMATKNHGTPMPYDQYPKCESPVDIGYYSMLSAYSNLSVSGPRSPERRFSLDTDYRISSVASDCSSEGSVSCGSSDSYVGYSDRSYMSSPDPQLEENLKCQHMHPHGRLNTQPFLQSYHEPLTRVQSYSHEEPKHHHKSPIPYMAVHLQHPAVGARSSCPNDYSASQSSSHSKALHLGRALVSTRIDSISDSRLYENSPLRHRKPYAAQEGLGGWDRQSYGMDAYGYRQTYSLPSNPTQPCYEQFAFQSLPEQQDQPWRVPYCGIPQDPPRHQDTREKVYINLCNIFPPDLVRMVMKKNPHVTDAQQLAAAILVEKSQLGY